From the genome of Pleuronectes platessa chromosome 19, fPlePla1.1, whole genome shotgun sequence:
ACGGCCACTTGTaactattttaagaaaaaaggaacaaaccatatatgttttttaaaatagACTTTTCACTGTATCTAGTCTACCGACTCACAACAGGAGCAAAAACATCCACTTTTCATAAAGAGCCTTGTGTTGTATTATGATGACAGTAATCAGCATTGTTTGGACGAGTAAGAAGCATTGTGTTTATCTCCCAGTGATGTGTTTTCGTTCAGGACAACAGGCGCGGATACACAAACCAGATGGAGTTATCTGCATGTGAGTGGGAGTAAAACGGGTGAAACTTCCCTTTAAAAGATGGGAAAATATGTTGATGTGTTGATGCAAATACGTGGAGTGATCTTTTTAAACTGCACACAAATTTCAAGAACTTCATTGTTTGCCTGTGATCATTTTTAGGTTGACTTGTAATGAGGATAATGTGGGTGTGTTTGGAAAATATCAAGAGGCGATTTATTACATGTCTCCGGAGTATAACTCCCAGAACCTGTTATAATAATTTAACTGGATCTTTATTGTTGGCAGATGTTCCAACGACCTTGTTGTTTAAACTGTGTGGATGGTGGAGATACAGCAGATTTATCGGTTGATAAAGTCTAACCATCATTAGGTAAAATCCCTCTATTGATTCATTACAGATGATTAAGAAGTCATTTAAAGACGTTTTTTGTAGTTTAATATGAGTTGATAGGGCATACAGCAATCAATTCTTGGAAGCGGCTTCACACAATCATGATGGTGCATACAAATTTCAGAGGAAAAGTGTGTCAGAGCTCAGCACCCGCCTCACACAGGACGTGGTgtgaggagcccccccccccccacatgagtTTTGCTTTCAACATGTTTTGTTGACTGAGTCACgtcctgatgtttttcatgCATTTGGAATGAAGGTTATGGAATGTACAGACTTCATATCAGTACgttattgtgtgtgagtgtgtgtgtgtgtgggggggggggggggggggggtctgtcccTCTCTACAAGTACCTGGTACCTTGTTTGTAATTTTGGATTTCATTATGTTCAACTTCATGACAACAATGCTTCTTATTCCCAGAGCCTGTTCCATTTGAATGCGTGTGTTATCAGCAGTTAGCAGTCAGTGGGTGAAGGGCTGAACGTCTCCCTGTAGCCTCTCCTTTAATCGacactctctttctttctctccttcgcCTGGCATTTACTAAGCTGTTTAATCAAGTGTGGAAAAGCAATTTaaattctttatattttctgtCCTGCTTGTTGACGATGTAGCCTCCGAGTTGGACTTTAcacaaaataattgtatttatctatctatctatctgtctatctatctatctatctgtctatctatctatctatctgtctatctatctatctatctgtctatctatctgtctatccatacatccatacatCTATCTACAATCTCACTCTGAGAATCAGAAGCAGAACAAAATGCAGAAGAACGCAGCACATGTGATGAAGAGCATCTCAGACGACACCATCTATTCCTGCTCCAGACAAAGCTTGACATTTACATACCATAATGATCATGCTAGTTAGAGTCCATATGAATGATTATAATCACATCGCATTTTATCGAAAGTAGGAGCTCAAATAGTTTTTTGAAGAAGCCTGctgctttgtgtctctctgctaATTACACCCTCTCAGAGATTCACATGTTCATAGTGTAATTATAATTAACCCTCAACAGGACAAAGACATTCTGAGTGAGTACTTGAAAAGATCTTCTTCCATAACCGGTGGACAGTCTGTCCACCAGGTTATGGAAGAAgatcttttcatttttatttttttcatgagCACTTTAATGAAGGAATGAAGCTGGAACTAGGGTGAAATATATTCCTCTTAAGAACCTTCACATGTTGCTGGATTTCGTTTGCCACGTTGCTCTTAACGTCGAGTCAGAGCCGGGATATCATTTGCACATTTCCTTCAGCTTCCCTCCTGAGGTCTGACCTGTACCCTGAACCCAACACGACAGTGACACCGAGGCTAAACAGAAAAACTTGTCTCATCATGTTCGATGCTGCCAACGATCCTCTGTACCTTCTTCACAATCGCTGCCTGGGATTGATTTCCCTCGGCTCATCGGCTGTCACGTTCACCTTTGCTGTTGCAGCTGCTGCGTGTGGTGAAGATAAGTGTTTGCTCTGCCTCTCGccaccttccctctctctctctgctgtcccCTGTGATCAGGACAAAGGGCCGGTCCTCTGTTTGACACAGTTGTTTGTTCGTCTTCCACATGTCTCCCCCCCCTTGCACAACACCTTGATGGATGAGTTTTCATCCTGTATAATTTGTCACATATTTTACTACCCGAGTTTTCCCTTTGTGATAATGTTTCTGGCAGCGTCACCAGACTGTCCTCAGATGTCAGCAGTTAAAGGAGGAATAAAAAACAGTGAGTAATTAAAATGAGGCAGcctgttttgcttgatgaaaatgtaaaaaaaattatatatgccgacaatctggtgttattttctttattaaaaatgtctgGAATAGCACTTGGTGGAGCTCATCTCTCTGCTcgggcccaacagttcccataaACTCAATAAAGCTGCATtcgatttcacacactcatagatttcACTtctctaaatgtgttttttgataTATAACTCActgggaaaacagtgaaaatgttggaataAGCCCTCGATGGGTTCATTCCTGACCCACACCATGTTCTCcatttaaatttaattgaaGTGGTTTTGTGTCGTCCTGCTGAATGACAGAGAAAAAACGCAGATGAAAATTTAACCTCCAGGAAGTCGGTACTACGAAAAGATTTAGTCCCGGtaaagattgaaaaaaaaaggcaacataTTGAACTAGATTTTCATGATGATAAAACTTCAAAGATTGACTTTGACTCAgaattacataaaataaaagttgtacCAACTCAGATTAGATTGTACACAACAAGTCACAACCACCTATTCACAAATTGCATCAGTCACACAGCATCCggactggaggagccaggaATCGAATCACTGACCTTCCGGTTaatggacgacccgctctacctcctgagccacagtctCCCACAATACATTTATAACTGAAAACATTTGATTATAAACAAATGTTCAGATAAGGTCAATGGGCCTGAACAGAGTACACACCAAACGCTCAATCATCACATGAGGAgaacaggaaagagaaaaaaggctCAACATGATTTTCAGAAAACCTCTGCACAGCTGGAGTTAGAGATCCTGTTGTAAACATCATACtttaataaaatcaataatatagatGTGATGCTTCCATCCTACAGGGAGCAACCGTTTTATCCCAATTTTAATAATGCTGCATGCATCATTATAACTTCACCAGGTTTGAGCTGAAAGTTTCATTTTCTCTGACTTGACTGTGAAGCAGCCGTCGGATTTTGATTCTCTATTTGTCCTTTATCGTTTTGATGATGTTCTGTTCTCagcttgtgtaaaaaaaaaaagagccggTGTGCCCGTTGAGTTTAAAGTCTGCTTCAGGACACGGCTGGTACTTCTGTTGCCATGGTAATATATGCAGCGTTACTGGGTCTATTAATGTGttggtttttatttataaagtgaTGAAGAATATATGAGAACAAACGGTCTCCCGGTGTTGTTCGGTACAATCTTTGAGTTTTAAACTGTGGCTGTCTTGTGCTGTCCCCTCTTTATCTTACACCGCCTTGTTGTCGAGCAAAACAGAAAAGCTAAATAAACAGATGTTTAATTATTATAGCAAATAGCGCCAACAACCCATATCAGACAATGTGTACTCTGctgtgcaatttaaaaaaaacactaaaacctAACAGGAAACAAGCGACTGGGACAATACCTCGTTCCTTTCTGGTGATTTTAGCAGCTTCCCAAATTCCTTGAAAACATCTGAAAAAGACTAAATGAGCCTCTTGTGGTCAGAGAACAGCAGCCCGCTCCCCAGAGGAGGACAATAATCACTCAAAGGGCATGTTTCTCTAATATGGTGAACCATCAGTGTCCTGAGGGAGTAGTGATGCTTCGTGTGAGGAGCCTGCAGGGATGTGCTCTGCTGCAAAGCCTGAATTGGTTTCTATTTAAGTCTGTGTAAAACCCAGGTTGATTGCAGGAGTCGGTCTCACGGTGTCCGGGGAGAGCAAATTAACTTTCTTCAGGAAGTGAAACACAAGCcgcagatgagatgagattgaAAAGGACGACATGGAGCTCTGTGCCATTCACCGACACGTGAGTCTCCCGCGCTGCCGAGCTCACTGCTGCTGCAAACCAAAGTTACTCAGGAGCTGTTTTGGTTCCACCATGTGGTCACCTGGAGTACGAGCCGCTGCACGTTGGTTATTTCCTGCTCATGGATGGAGCAGCGAGTTTTGCATGAGCAATGGGACCTCCTCCCTTAACTTGATTACATCCCGCTTTACTGCCTCCCCCAAAATAATGCTGGCGTCCCGTTAATGTGATTGAGTGAAATGATGCAGGGCTGACTCAACAAATGAGGAATTGCAACCAATTAAGCAAATGGACTCGACGGAGCAGACGCTGATTTAAATGTTGTCCTGTAACCAGAGAGGGACCAATAACATCcatcttttatgtttttaaagatgTCAAAAGCGTATATCTTTCTCGCTCTCTAACTCAAACCGTAAATTAACCGTTGACACGCGATCaatgagaaaaacacagacGAGTGTAAAAGGTTACAAAACTTTGGTTTAATTGGTATTGCAATCAGCAAAGGGAAAGGCATTGTGGTCGATTGGTGAAATGTGAAGGCCGcgtaaaatgaaaacacaggtcatcaaataaaaaaagctcATGAAGTCgtctgcaggaggaagacgGAGCGGGATGATGTTCCTGTTACTCGCCTCCAACCAGCTCCAGCAGGATTTTGCGGTAGTCGCCGGATGTGTCTCCCtgtggacagagagaaaagagccgTGAGACTTCAGAGGGCTGGTGATGGGAACAACTGCGGCAACTCGCCTGAAGCTAAAACTATGATGAACTCTGTGATACCTTTGATTTGTGAAAAACCAGACAACATAAACTAAACAGGGTTGTTTCTAACAGGTAAAGCTTTGGCCAATGAAATGAGAGCAGCAATAAATCaagacattttcagacattGAATCAGGAAAGAGTCCGGACAATTTGGTCTGGAATTTGTCTTTCACAAAAGGGCGCAGCAAGAACTGGCACAGTGACACCAGCGTCCATCTTCGTTGGCATCTGCTATGTGTATagcatcctgagatatttgtcaTTCTTATGTTTTGCGTCTGTCAGGTGTTGTAAAGGTCATCAACGCCCCCACTCCCTCACTGTGAATTATCTGTACGATaacctgctgtattctcacaggAGCTCACTCAGTTTTAACTTGGtgtcaaactccagagaatatcAGCAGCTGACTCGGACATGtgcgttctcacacacagccccttcTGGAGAACGTCAGGGTTCAGTGcgcgtctgaaagcagctttagtctcATCACAAAGGTGCTATAAAAGCATCACATAAACTTTCAGAGAATTGTATTTATCATTAAAACCCAGCTGATGTATTGCAAACCCGTTTGCTGACTAACACTCCTTGCCCCGCCCCTCGTATCCGGCGCTCACCTTGATGAAGGAGGGCAGGGTCTTGCCGTACATCTTCAGGAACTGAGCCTTGATGTCCAACATGTCGATCTCAGCCCTGGCGACCACAATTCTGATGAGCACACTGTCAGTGGTGCCCAGCCCCtgacgagagagagaaactatCTTTATACCGTGATAACATCAGTCTGCTTTTATTATGCTCAACGAACAGTAATTCGGTTTATTCATTACTCTAACTGCCTGTAAATTCAATGATGCTGGATAGAAGGAACAATCACTATAATTAAAACATGTGAGAAATGCATAATCTCAGGAAAAGAAAGATTTACTTGCATTTCTTTGACATAAATACACAAGAACGTAACAGAACTTTTACTGAATTTATgacaaatttacaaaataaaaagaaacaatttcCCGGGGAAATAGATCTGTTGTATTTTctaataaaaacattgattattgTATATGAATGGCTTCACAATGTTTGAAATATTTACCTTCATGGATTTGTATAATTTCTCTGCAAAGAACGCTGGTTTGTTCCTCATGCATTTCACTgaaaagaaataacaaatcCCAGGACATTAGAAGAAATAACTTCCAACAACAGTAACTTCCGTTGTGTTGCGTGAACTgggagagggacagaaactTCATAATATACCATGAGCTCCTGAAGGCTCCACAGAGTTAAATCACTTCCTGGAGGTTTTATACACTTTTTGTATATAATAATGTGCTATTCAAATAAATCGGACTTGACTTGATTAtttgaaggaggaaggagaaaccGACCTATGGCCAGGAAGATGTCCTCCAGACAGCCGGACATCTCCCTCTTGATGCTGTCCTCGATGTCTCGTCCAGAAATCTTCTGATAGTCCTCGAACActgaaggaggaaacacagagtttaatTATCTAACGTCAGGAAATCAAAGATTTTATCTATCTGACTATCACACTCTGGTGGTTTTAATTTTGAACATGAAGGATGCTtcgataaaaaaaattgtgtttgttcTCAAAGCTCCCACAAGGGGTCAGTAAAATGCCTGTGGTCTCCTGGATGATTTCAGTAGCCTCTCGGAGATAAGAGTATAAAGTATTAACTTACTTTGTATATAATATGACTACTACCTTCTTGACTACTACCTTCTCCTTAATCTTACACCTGCATTTTATATATACTTATCATATCTAAACTACCTACTTCTATTGCTGCTAGTCTTGTATCAATACTTTTCATATTCCATATCTcactgtacatatcttatttatttacataatccATTTTACATATGCACATACTCTTCACTTTTACTGTTTTTTGTTTGCACTTCTGTTTAGAccctaaactgcatttcgttgtctTAGTACTTGTACTCTGCAATGACAATAaggttgaatctaatctaatctaatcacatgcacacatttgtCAATATACAGTAAGAATACCTCGCATCAGATGGTTTCGGTTCCTCACACAAAGCACGGTGAGGAATTTCACCTCGTCCGTGCCCCATCGAGCCTCACCGGCCTCAAAGATTTCCTGCAGACACAAtcgtttaaaaaatgtaaaacctaCAGGATCGCAGGttaaacacacactcttcatCTACAGCCCTGATGCTGTACCTTGGCGTCTATAGCAACCTGGGCCTCGTCCACTTTATCCCCCTCATCCCGTCCTGCCTGCAACATAGAAAACAATGCAGCTTCAGATTAAATGAGCAATAAACAGGTTTAATGATGGAGAAGCGACTGTTCTTCCCTCTTCAATAGACAAACAGAGATTGAGACACCTTATCACCCCCAAAGTTCCTGTTGACACTTTACAACTCATGTAATGTCCCCACAATAACTTCTGTATTAACTAACTGATCTCATATAATGCTCGAGAAGAGGGAAACATCTCTGTGttcaattcaaattcaaatcgaTTAAATTCTTATTAAACGTGTCTGCGATGACGTGGCTTTAAAACATTTGCCCAAGCTGAGAGGCGTTACATGCTGATGTTTTGCTTACTGTGAGTAGAGAGACCAAGACTCTCTGAAACATTCCAGATGTGTCTCCACACACAGCATCTTCCAGGTCTTTCCCATATTctgtcacaaaaacacacagcaacattAGAATAAAAAAGCATGTGAGGCAATATCTGTTGAGTTTTGACCAATGTGTCTGCACCATGAACAGCTTTCACATAAAGcttgattaatatttaaataaaatactctATGAGATTAGTAAAGAGAATTAGCTCCACTAATATCCATACATTCACCACTAACATGGATATAATCAGTAAAATGTAGACATGCAAACAATACTAGAAAGTACCcatttgaaaaaacactttgaacaTAGTGTGACAAGCACCGTTAGAACAACACAAgaaacaaataagaaaacaataacCTGCCGCACTGAGCACAGCATTGACATTAATGAATAATTTATCCCACTGGTACACAATATCAGCCCATAGACATCAGCCGACTCTGACATAAACACCGGGACCTGATATCATGGTTTCTAACCCCGGACGTGACACAGTTACCTTTCTTGAAGACGCCAGTGATGGTTTTTATTTCAGGATTTGTCCTTGAAGCGAGAATATCGACGAGACAAGCCTCCTCTGTTCCAGCCCCCTGTGATGAAGAAATGTAAACTCTGGTTAAAGCAGGAGACAGTGGTGTGTTGTTTTTCACTGAATACACAGAACTGGTTGATCAGTGAACAGAGATATTTGCTGGGAGGAGAAGGCTGGTAATATTATATATTCTATATTATCCTCTCAAATTCGGTCTCTCTATACTTTCCAATCTGCTCCAGCCTTTCTGTGGCCGTCCTTCCACCAGAGTGTCATGGTAATCTGCcaagtagtttttgtgtctCCATGCTAACTAATAACCAAACAAACTTCGATGGAAACACAACATCTTCAGCAGTTACGTACAGAGGGGCACATTTCCCATGTGGAgaacagatgtgtttttagtAGTGAGGGTTGTTGTTGGACAACAATGGAGCCCTACGGCACAAAGTAAAATGCTGTACAAAGCTTATGCTGTACAGACAATTCTTGATCATGGCCGTGAAAAACATATAACCAGACTTCTCCTTTAAAGCCAGCAGAAGTGGATATGAGAACCCTGACCTTCATGGCGGTTCTCAGCTCGTAGGCGTCGTACACGGGTGCCAGCATCAGCAGACCGAGAACGACGGCCCGGAAGTTCCCACTCAGCTCGGAGGACAGCTCATCCGCCAGGTCCTGCAGGGCGGAGCGGGAACAGATGGGTTAACAGCCCCACACTCATTTCTACGGCCTTTAATCAAATCATCTGGAATGAAATGTGATTATCTTTGACAGTCAGAGCTTCGTGAGCAGGTTTTGTGGACATTTCACATCTTACATATATTACAGTGGCACGTCTTGTATGGGGGGGGGTTGGTTCCTTGCAGAGTTTTTTGAATAGAGCAGCTGTTCCACAAGAGCGGCCCGTGTGACCACATGTGGGCGTCACCTCGTGCAACATGACTCACTCTTTCTGACTGTGAGGTATTCCACccgctgcctctgcctcttctctgcAGCTCCCTGGATGTGGAACTTTCAGATAACTGTGTTTACCACTTAGTGGACGCTGCATCTCGAGCTGGTCATTAACTCATTACATCGATATAATACACATGTCATACTTCCCCTCTCAGTTAAGGTATTGATCCGTAAAATAACAGAACAAAGATAGAGCTAGTGGGTTCATGGCCCCTGTGGGTTCCAGTCCAGTTTTTTAAAGAGCCGTTGTTTCCGCTTTCCCACAGATTACAAGGCTATCTCTGTCCTGCTCTTTTACAACAGGTGATACTCATTTCTGCTTTATGGTTAATGGTTAACTTGCACATTATCAGCGCCGTGTTAGCAGAGTTCAACTCCGCCCAAAGTGATGAGAGAGTGCACAATGGAATAAGAGGCTAAGGGATGATAAATGCACTGCTGCTGCCAGGAGTCTGCTTTTcagactcttcttcttttcttttttctgcttcGTGCACAGTCGTTTATGATTTTAAGATTTCGTTCTCTTCCTACGAGTACAGCTTTCAAAACTCTCACCTTCCCCACTGCTTGTTTGAAGGCCTCTTTGATGCGCTGCCTCTGGGCGATAGTCCGGTGTGCGAGGACTTCGATGACCACCTTCTCGTCAGTGCCTGCGAGAAAACATCACCAAACTGAAGCTCAATACTTTTAGCTATTTATCGTACATTTCTTAAAATCGTACGGTTCACATTGTTCATTTTCTGTGCAGCACTGCAACCCTGGAGAATGATCGTGACACACAGTGTTTGTTGGCATCGACGTAGAAACCATCTGTTTGCAATAGAGCTCAAACTAGAGTCAGGGGGAGATCATTATGCTTGTAAACCTAAACAGGATCAAGATTTCACATAGAGAGAAAATGTGACTGATTCACACTGAATGTTGTTAGAATGAACCCAGGGTTGGGACTGATCCAATACCTTTGTTGGGTGCTGATACTGGTAATTAATTTATCACATCTCGGAACTGACTGACTGATCAAAGaccagagaaggagagagggaggagtcaGGAGCAAGGTTCAACGTGTTTACATTGCCCTGAAGAGTATTTTTTAATAGGTGAACATATAGTTTAATAACATGAAACAtacagtttatttaaagttaCACATATTATAGAATCTTATTTTCACagctaaataattaataattaaagtaTGTTCAAATATCCTGACTGAGGTTGTGATAATGTATGCATGAAACCTGCTTAAACTAGAGTTCAAATAAAATGCATGTATATTTAATGTTCTAATATTTTTGCTCTTTTAATAACAAATAGTGTATTTTACTGCAGCCTCACATAATaccaatgataataataacaataatgaagaGTCTGGTATCCATAGATGATACAGCAGATGTCCAGGTTCAGGAAACATAAGTGGATCAGAATTTAAAGTCTCTTGATCGGCAATGTCTAGATTAATGAAACCTCCAGATCAGAAAAGGTGAGGAAAGCGAGAGAGGACACAGTCCGCAAAAAGAGATGGACTACAGAAAAATTAAAGTTGCCATGACAACACAGAGCAACTCCGCATTTAGTCTCGACATTCCTGGAAATGagtagagagacagaaaaacagagagaataaTTATATTTTCCTCCTGAGGCTGAGGGCAGAGTGagacgtgtgtgtttatgcatgaTGGTTTCTTTCTGAGCGGCCGGccagatcactcaccagttccctTCATGGCTCCTCTGAGCCTCTGGGCATCGGCTTCTGGGTCGAAACCTGCTGCCTCAGTCACTGTTCCTCGGTTTCCAATCTGGTAATACATCGTTTAAAATAGCATCACTACCACCAGGACCAATATAAAGGACACAAAGAGCTGAGAActtcacacagcgtcacagtgGTGAATGAATGAAGCCCAGTATGAGCGGAGTCTGACATGCAAAGTCTATTTTCACATACATCTGTTGAACGCTTCCTTATACATCAGCTTCACTGCACCGAACATTCTGCGACATGTCATTTGGAACTTTACATTGAAGGAGACAGATTTAATACAAATTGATTTGCATGCAAAAGGATTTTGCGATCCTTCAATTAGacggaagagatgtgtttttaagaATTGAATAACTTATTAAACCAAAATGACCATATCAGAAAGTATATTATTCAAGATTATTCAAAATTACCAGTTAATGTTTTAAAAGCTGAAGATCATATGGATCAAAATGTGAGGTAAGTACACAACACAGTGCATACGTCCAtacattaatatttcatcataCATCAAAAAATGCAGAACAAAGTTTAAGAAGTATGTTTTGCAACATTCTCCTACACAAACTAGGAAAACTATTTGCACAACTACAATTTGCACATTTTAGTTTACGTTTCAATGACCAAACAGATCTCTAGCTTTAAGACTTTTTGCATCAATTAAACAGGTTAAACCATACCTACCACGagtaacatttaaatgaaatgctAACTTACTCATAACATTGATTTGAATTTTACAGCATAATGAACTCATATTTAAACTGGGGTATAGCACCATCAGCAGTTTACAACATAACTGATAGCAAAGCAAGGGAACATGAAGGAGTCCGTTGACCAGTGCGGGATCTTTACTGGTGCAGCTAGTAAATGCAAAATGCTGTGGAATACTGTGGACTTACTGCGGCCATTGtagaagagggagagatggtTTCCAAAGTGGACGTGCAGAAAGCTAAAGAAAATTGAACAAATAAAGAATGTCAGTATATGTCAGCTGCTGAAGAGCCTGTTCAAATAACACAGAGGGAGCTGCAACATCAGGTTTAAGAGCAGTAAAGAGTCCCTGTTGTGAATGTGACCCTCATTAACCCCTCATCAATATTGCATGGACTATCATCATCTCAGTAGAGGGGCTTCTGTCCCACGTCTTTCGGTCACAGGCTATTTTGTGACCAACCAAGTCAGGGACTAATTCGTGGAACTtaagcttgtgtttgtgtggatacACCTGTAATTACTCTCCTGAGAGGACAGACAGCGGGTCTCCCTGCTGCCCACAGGGATCAGATCATATGTCACAAAGCCATTTAGTTTAAAGTACATTGAGAAGACCTGGTTGGTTTAGAGGGTTAAAGGAAacaacttattttattttacacttattttattttacactccCATTCTGGAATTTGACAGTAGAGACATATATTAAAACACAGCCACATGGATGGACAACATAATGTCATGgcaatataattttcatcaatagtaaaataaaaaaagtctaatataaaataatataagagGTTTGCCCTGTGTAGGCGtatacatgtacacatacatCTACACTTGTCACTATGTATAAAGAATTGTATTTGATTTTCTGATTTGCTCTATATTCAgctattttatcttgttttatatatttaaacgttttttttccctcacttTCTTATTTTAGATTTCTAACAATTGAATATATAAGACATTCCTCTTATGCCTCAACAGAACTGTCCTCTTGTCCACCACTGCTCATTGCACCATCGACCTTGTGTTAACTTACACATGACAGAAAAACTTGaacaagcacagtgaggagctacAACGCCTAATGGATCAACCTCATATTTACATATCTTTGTTATTATCTTTTCACATGGAAGAGTTTACACCCACAGCCTTCAATCAGGAGCCAAAATCCGCCTTTAAATTTAAGACACAAATAACGAAGTGACATTCATCTTGATAATAAtaactgtcactgtgtgtgtctgggtccACAGCCACACC
Proteins encoded in this window:
- the anxa4 gene encoding annexin A4 yields the protein MAAIGNRGTVTEAAGFDPEADAQRLRGAMKGTGTDEKVVIEVLAHRTIAQRQRIKEAFKQAVGKDLADELSSELSGNFRAVVLGLLMLAPVYDAYELRTAMKGAGTEEACLVDILASRTNPEIKTITGVFKKEYGKDLEDAVCGDTSGMFQRVLVSLLTAGRDEGDKVDEAQVAIDAKEIFEAGEARWGTDEVKFLTVLCVRNRNHLMRVFEDYQKISGRDIEDSIKREMSGCLEDIFLAIVKCMRNKPAFFAEKLYKSMKGLGTTDSVLIRIVVARAEIDMLDIKAQFLKMYGKTLPSFIKGDTSGDYRKILLELVGGE